A window of Candidatus Zymogenus saltonus contains these coding sequences:
- a CDS encoding MBL fold metallo-hydrolase yields MEIADGIYTYRDRPGEKIRPGAGSASVTIVSGDALLMIDSGVVSGGALEELEAAIERDGLKLSDVGQVTYTHSHWDHINSAGLLKSKSGAKIFASAAAKRYIENPKDNFDGFLPDFGPLTKEVFPYPILLARILTRYAWGKQPRIKVDGVVSGGDCICADTIGREVRAVSLPGHTDGHTGYFIPDAGLLVAGDLIDFENSQGMDLNNPRSSYASAVESLKSALSLEPEILIPGHGEPTVGRKKAREVLERALSGGLKYPEIIKNALAGGPLRLKEIMAAIFPDVPFSMEAMTLMLILTVLLDMEKGGMVNRLIKSGRSAWERAD; encoded by the coding sequence GTGGAAATAGCCGACGGTATCTACACCTACAGAGACAGGCCGGGCGAGAAGATAAGGCCCGGGGCGGGCTCCGCCTCGGTGACGATCGTCTCCGGTGACGCCCTCCTCATGATAGACAGCGGTGTCGTCTCTGGCGGCGCCCTTGAAGAGCTCGAGGCGGCGATCGAGAGGGACGGCCTGAAATTGAGCGATGTGGGGCAAGTAACATACACCCACTCCCACTGGGATCACATAAACTCGGCCGGGCTTTTAAAATCGAAGAGCGGGGCCAAGATCTTCGCCTCCGCCGCCGCCAAGAGATACATCGAGAATCCCAAAGACAATTTCGATGGCTTTCTCCCCGACTTCGGCCCGTTGACCAAAGAGGTCTTCCCATATCCGATCTTGCTTGCTCGCATTCTCACCCGGTACGCATGGGGGAAGCAGCCGAGGATAAAGGTTGACGGCGTGGTCTCCGGCGGCGACTGTATCTGTGCCGACACAATCGGCAGGGAGGTAAGGGCGGTCTCCCTTCCGGGCCACACGGACGGCCACACCGGATATTTCATCCCGGATGCCGGCCTCCTCGTCGCCGGGGATCTGATTGACTTCGAGAACTCCCAGGGGATGGACCTCAACAATCCCCGCTCCAGCTACGCCTCGGCCGTGGAATCGTTGAAGAGTGCCCTTTCGCTTGAGCCGGAGATATTGATCCCCGGACACGGCGAGCCGACGGTGGGAAGAAAAAAGGCGAGAGAGGTACTCGAAAGGGCGCTTTCGGGCGGCCTCAAATACCCGGAGATCATAAAGAATGCATTGGCCGGCGGGCCGTTGAGGCTCAAGGAGATCATGGCGGCCATCTTTCCGGACGTGCCCTTTTCGATGGAGGCGATGACCCTGATGCTGATCCTGACCGTGCTCTTAGACATGGAAAAAGGAGGCATGGTCAATCGATTAATTAAATCGGGTAGGTCCGCCTGGGAGAGGGCCGATTGA
- a CDS encoding zinc-ribbon domain-containing protein produces MEVVYPNCGFKGNIRDERIPDSGRKVTCLRCKTEFFVKKNRSAKPESGTGENLISNPPGGSYGTNISKPNEGGRKRSPILVCSVLLVTAAFFYILGLISGVIVYEADSESDIKVSESVGI; encoded by the coding sequence ATGGAAGTTGTATATCCAAACTGCGGATTCAAGGGAAATATTAGAGACGAGCGAATTCCCGATAGCGGCAGGAAGGTGACATGTCTCCGTTGCAAGACGGAGTTTTTCGTAAAGAAGAATCGATCTGCAAAACCGGAGAGCGGGACGGGCGAAAACCTGATCTCAAATCCACCCGGGGGGAGCTACGGGACGAATATATCGAAGCCCAATGAAGGAGGCAGAAAAAGGAGTCCGATTCTGGTATGCTCCGTACTGCTGGTTACGGCGGCATTTTTTTACATCTTGGGATTAATATCCGGCGTTATTGTTTACGAGGCCGACTCCGAGTCCGATATAAAGGTGTCGGAATCTGTCGGTATTTAG
- a CDS encoding nitroreductase family protein yields the protein MDAMDAILTRRSIRKYTGRPVSEETVKELLTAAMSAPTAADQRTWEFVVIDNRKILNEIPGFHPHSKMLLGAPLAVCVCSDLRKETRAGYWPQECGAATQNILIAANALGLGAVWLGIHPVEERVEGLKKLLGLPEGVMPLSLIALGYPAEEKPPLNRYEGGKVHRNGW from the coding sequence ATGGATGCAATGGATGCGATATTGACAAGGAGGAGCATTCGGAAATATACCGGCAGACCGGTCTCCGAGGAGACTGTGAAGGAGCTACTGACCGCCGCAATGTCGGCCCCGACTGCGGCGGATCAAAGGACGTGGGAATTTGTGGTGATAGACAATCGGAAGATCCTTAACGAGATACCGGGCTTTCACCCTCATTCAAAGATGCTTTTAGGTGCGCCCCTCGCCGTCTGCGTATGCTCCGATCTAAGGAAGGAGACTAGGGCCGGTTACTGGCCCCAGGAGTGCGGCGCGGCGACCCAGAATATCCTCATTGCGGCAAACGCCTTGGGCCTGGGGGCGGTGTGGCTGGGGATCCACCCTGTCGAGGAGAGGGTCGAAGGCCTGAAGAAGCTCCTGGGTTTGCCGGAGGGCGTGATGCCCCTCTCCCTCATCGCACTGGGTTATCCCGCGGAGGAGAAGCCGCCCTTGAATCGCTACGAAGGGGGGAAGGTCCACAGGAACGGGTGGTAA
- a CDS encoding insulinase family protein, which produces MKMKRHNLVFAKRLLAILFITLIFIAVLTGSASSKGLERYRLPNGMVVLLYPDGSTPAVAMNVWISVGSFNELEDEGGISHFLEHLSFKGTEKLKPGEGAAIIEASGGYANAYTSFDSTVYTANVASRFVEDMIRVVGDSVLNATIPEIEVENERKVILEEIRMNMDSPSRRITKFMFEKSFPGHPYGKPIIGTMEKVKQYTRDEINEYCKTFYVPSNMILVLVGDFEPALVKPMIEKYFDSKRKREIVRPAPSVRYPINNGLSVDGLYDNVNMGYLKISFNIPPIDHEDLYALDVSALILGEGRGSRLYHRLVDKEKLVYSIDAFSYTPKRAGLYLISANLDQKNMSNAVSTILGEVIALKTGKVTEEELRNAKTSIKTDFIYEKETFKGLCGTLGYFETVVGDVKFEESYLKNIEGVNDADIRRVAKKYFNEKNLTVTYLLPEDVAESVTEKGVKEAVHLGFNEGGKEEAVSSGAELIHGEAGFKAKLNNGITLVIKEEPELPIISTVAIFPGGVRYESEENNGINEILSYMLTRGTEDLTAKALTDKIDSIAGSINGFSGNNSFGVRTQFLKEHEDEGWEIFSDVILNPTFDSDELEKVREKALAAKDAEADNLVLTVIRLFRKRLYGDHPYSMPSTGTKENIEKFTRDDLVTYYRDHALASEMVIAVVGDVNAEDVLKRVEGLFEDFPKTEATPLEIERPEKPSSPKRAVTRVRGKEQAHIVMGFLGADLKSDDQYTLEVLTAILSGHGGRLFIELREKRGLAYSVTAVNLGGVDTGFFGVYMATKLENLKEAIKGIEDELIKIREGGVTAKELERAKNYVAGNYEIGLQENMDMAMTMATNELYGLGYDFFAEYPKKILAVTEEDVKRVAEKYIDFSGKITAIVRP; this is translated from the coding sequence ATGAAAATGAAAAGACACAATCTGGTTTTCGCTAAACGGCTTTTAGCTATTTTATTTATAACGCTGATTTTCATTGCGGTCTTAACTGGAAGCGCATCTTCCAAGGGGCTTGAACGCTACAGGCTTCCGAACGGGATGGTGGTGCTCCTTTATCCCGATGGCTCCACTCCGGCCGTTGCCATGAACGTCTGGATTTCCGTGGGGAGCTTCAACGAGCTGGAGGACGAGGGAGGGATATCCCACTTCCTTGAGCATCTAAGCTTCAAGGGAACCGAAAAGCTTAAACCTGGGGAAGGGGCGGCGATAATCGAGGCGTCCGGGGGATACGCAAATGCGTATACTTCTTTTGACTCCACGGTGTACACGGCCAACGTGGCAAGCCGTTTTGTGGAGGATATGATAAGGGTCGTGGGAGATTCCGTTCTAAATGCGACAATACCCGAGATCGAGGTGGAGAACGAGAGAAAGGTGATCTTGGAGGAGATAAGGATGAACATGGATTCCCCAAGCAGGAGGATAACGAAATTCATGTTTGAAAAGTCTTTTCCGGGGCACCCCTACGGAAAACCGATCATCGGGACCATGGAAAAGGTGAAACAATACACGAGGGATGAGATAAACGAATATTGCAAGACGTTTTACGTCCCCTCGAACATGATCCTCGTCTTGGTGGGTGATTTCGAGCCTGCGCTGGTAAAGCCGATGATCGAAAAGTACTTCGATTCCAAGCGAAAGAGAGAGATTGTCAGGCCCGCGCCGTCCGTGAGATACCCGATAAACAACGGCCTTTCGGTCGACGGGCTTTACGATAACGTCAACATGGGGTACCTCAAGATCAGCTTCAACATTCCCCCGATAGACCACGAAGACCTGTATGCCCTCGATGTATCCGCCCTTATACTGGGTGAGGGGAGGGGCTCTCGTCTTTACCACCGTCTTGTGGACAAGGAGAAGCTCGTCTATTCAATAGACGCCTTTTCCTACACGCCGAAGAGGGCAGGGCTGTATCTGATAAGCGCAAATCTCGACCAAAAAAATATGAGTAATGCCGTGTCGACGATATTAGGGGAGGTCATAGCTCTGAAGACGGGAAAGGTTACGGAGGAAGAGCTGAGAAACGCCAAGACCAGCATCAAGACGGACTTCATTTACGAGAAGGAGACGTTTAAGGGTCTCTGCGGGACACTCGGCTACTTCGAGACGGTTGTGGGAGATGTGAAATTTGAAGAAAGCTATCTCAAAAATATCGAGGGTGTTAATGACGCCGATATAAGGAGGGTTGCAAAAAAGTATTTCAACGAGAAGAATCTCACGGTTACGTATCTTCTCCCGGAGGATGTTGCCGAGAGCGTAACCGAAAAGGGTGTCAAAGAGGCCGTCCATCTGGGCTTTAATGAGGGAGGAAAGGAAGAGGCGGTTTCCTCCGGGGCGGAGTTGATACATGGGGAGGCCGGCTTTAAGGCAAAGCTAAATAACGGAATAACCCTCGTGATAAAAGAGGAGCCGGAGCTTCCTATAATCTCGACCGTTGCGATTTTCCCGGGCGGCGTGAGGTACGAGAGCGAAGAAAACAACGGGATAAATGAAATATTGTCATATATGCTGACCCGCGGCACTGAAGATCTTACGGCCAAAGCCCTGACCGACAAGATTGATTCGATAGCGGGAAGCATCAATGGTTTTTCCGGTAATAACAGCTTCGGAGTCAGGACCCAGTTCTTGAAGGAGCACGAAGATGAGGGATGGGAGATATTTTCGGACGTTATCTTAAATCCGACGTTCGACTCGGACGAGCTCGAGAAGGTAAGGGAGAAGGCATTGGCCGCAAAAGACGCCGAGGCGGACAATCTTGTCCTGACCGTCATAAGGCTCTTCAGGAAGAGACTCTATGGAGATCACCCCTACTCGATGCCGAGTACCGGAACGAAGGAAAATATAGAGAAGTTCACCAGAGACGATCTTGTTACGTATTACAGGGACCACGCCTTAGCGTCTGAGATGGTTATAGCGGTGGTGGGGGATGTGAATGCGGAGGATGTCCTGAAGAGGGTGGAGGGGCTGTTCGAGGATTTCCCCAAGACCGAGGCGACGCCCCTTGAAATCGAGCGTCCAGAAAAGCCAAGTTCACCGAAGAGGGCTGTTACGAGGGTAAGGGGAAAGGAGCAGGCCCATATCGTCATGGGATTTTTGGGAGCCGATCTCAAAAGCGATGACCAGTATACCCTCGAGGTTCTTACGGCGATACTCTCCGGGCACGGGGGGAGGCTATTTATCGAGCTTCGGGAGAAGAGGGGGCTTGCCTACTCTGTCACCGCAGTGAACCTGGGGGGGGTGGATACCGGATTTTTCGGGGTCTATATGGCTACCAAACTGGAAAATCTCAAGGAGGCGATCAAGGGGATCGAGGATGAGCTTATAAAGATAAGGGAGGGGGGAGTTACGGCCAAGGAGCTTGAGAGGGCCAAGAACTACGTTGCGGGTAACTACGAGATCGGCCTACAGGAGAACATGGATATGGCGATGACAATGGCGACCAACGAGCTTTACGGGCTGGGATACGATTTCTTTGCCGAGTATCCGAAGAAGATCCTCGCCGTGACGGAGGAGGACGTAAAGAGGGTTGCCGAAAAATATATCGATTTCAGCGGGAAGATCACGGCCATCGTCAGGCCTTAG
- a CDS encoding twin-arginine translocase TatA/TatE family subunit — protein MFGIGTPELILILVVALLILGPKKLPEVARAIGKGFGELRKATDGIRNSVNVNRAFHDFMSEDDNNPPNSSQPGGGGNGHKGDPYGDSEGDSGGDDCAEGKK, from the coding sequence ATGTTTGGAATTGGTACACCAGAGCTTATTTTAATACTCGTGGTCGCACTCCTGATCCTTGGGCCGAAGAAACTCCCCGAGGTGGCAAGGGCCATAGGGAAGGGGTTCGGAGAGTTGAGAAAGGCCACGGACGGGATAAGGAACAGCGTAAACGTAAACAGGGCCTTTCACGACTTCATGAGCGAGGATGACAATAATCCCCCGAATTCGAGTCAGCCGGGGGGCGGCGGGAACGGACATAAGGGAGATCCTTACGGCGATTCCGAGGGGGACAGCGGGGGAGACGATTGTGCCGAGGGCAAGAAATAG
- the tatC gene encoding twin-arginine translocase subunit TatC encodes MSIIEHLEELRTRLIKILIASALGFAVCYWMSEWLFSLLMKPLLDALPGKTLIFTGVTEGFFTYLKVGIIAGIFLAAPYIIYQIWAFVAPGLFKREKKILIPISIISAVFFVGGALFGYFVVFPFGFQFLIGKFSSDVIQAMPSIKEYLSLATKMLIAFGVIFELPLVIFVLARIGIVDHKFLRKYRKYAILGAFIVGAILTPPDVITQLMMAGPLIVLYEISIWVAYFFGKKKKVLDDDEEEKDDKAIEPK; translated from the coding sequence ATGAGCATTATCGAACACCTCGAAGAGCTCAGAACGAGGCTGATAAAGATTCTGATCGCGTCGGCCCTTGGATTTGCCGTATGCTACTGGATGTCCGAGTGGCTCTTTTCCCTCCTTATGAAGCCCCTCCTCGACGCCCTTCCGGGAAAAACGCTGATCTTCACCGGCGTGACCGAGGGTTTTTTCACCTATCTCAAGGTCGGGATAATAGCCGGCATCTTCCTCGCCGCCCCCTACATCATATACCAGATATGGGCCTTCGTGGCGCCCGGCCTCTTCAAGAGAGAGAAAAAAATCCTAATCCCTATATCGATCATCTCCGCCGTCTTTTTCGTCGGCGGCGCCCTCTTCGGTTATTTCGTCGTCTTTCCCTTCGGGTTTCAGTTTCTCATCGGTAAATTCTCGTCGGATGTCATACAGGCGATGCCCTCCATAAAGGAGTACCTCTCCCTCGCCACGAAGATGCTCATAGCGTTCGGGGTGATCTTCGAGCTTCCCCTGGTTATCTTCGTCCTTGCACGCATCGGTATCGTCGACCACAAGTTTCTTAGAAAATATCGAAAATACGCCATCCTTGGAGCATTCATAGTAGGGGCAATACTGACTCCCCCCGACGTCATAACCCAGCTGATGATGGCCGGGCCGCTGATAGTCCTATACGAGATAAGCATCTGGGTGGCCTACTTCTTCGGCAAGAAAAAGAAAGTGTTGGATGACGACGAGGAAGAGAAAGATGACAAGGCGATAGAGCCGAAATAG
- a CDS encoding UDP-2,3-diacylglucosamine diphosphatase, protein MTSKSGKTYFITDSHLTSPDDENYSALLFFLDVLKAEREATPGPLILVILGDLFDFWVGYRSLVPKRYEKVIDRLFDLSRNGVDIRYTEGNHDFFMGPIFTDRIGASVYSRPWDMETQGLRIYIAHGDQVNRKDYGYRLLRCFLRNPLFRIIRRCTPNFVIEMIAKKMSRASRAYTERKEDDHEEIAWEFANVRFREGYDAVVIGHFHERKLKRTDLSGRERLYVNVGLWMDGDYDYVILEGGKFKPMKFDYRPVRKK, encoded by the coding sequence ATGACCTCGAAAAGCGGAAAAACGTACTTCATTACGGACAGCCATCTCACAAGTCCTGACGATGAGAATTACTCCGCCCTCCTCTTCTTTCTCGACGTATTAAAAGCCGAGAGAGAGGCGACACCCGGCCCCCTAATCCTTGTCATCCTCGGGGATCTGTTCGATTTTTGGGTCGGATACAGAAGCCTCGTCCCGAAAAGATACGAGAAGGTCATAGACCGCCTCTTCGATCTCTCCCGAAACGGCGTAGACATCCGCTACACAGAGGGGAACCACGACTTCTTCATGGGACCGATATTCACCGACCGTATCGGTGCCTCCGTTTACTCCAGGCCGTGGGACATGGAGACGCAGGGCTTGAGGATCTACATCGCCCACGGAGACCAGGTGAACAGAAAGGACTACGGCTACAGGCTCTTGAGATGTTTCTTGAGAAACCCCCTTTTCCGCATTATCAGGAGGTGTACTCCGAACTTCGTCATAGAGATGATCGCAAAGAAGATGAGCCGGGCGAGCCGGGCCTACACCGAAAGGAAGGAAGACGACCATGAGGAGATCGCATGGGAGTTCGCCAACGTCCGCTTCAGGGAGGGGTACGACGCCGTCGTCATCGGCCATTTTCACGAGCGGAAGCTGAAAAGGACCGACTTAAGCGGCAGGGAGCGCCTCTACGTCAACGTCGGCCTCTGGATGGACGGGGATTACGACTACGTCATCCTCGAGGGAGGTAAGTTCAAGCCGATGAAGTTCGATTACAGACCCGTCCGGAAAAAATAA
- a CDS encoding amidohydrolase family protein, translating to MTLPDKIVDFHVHLFPDRMFDAVWRHFSEVYKWDVIYQLYCKESVSHLRERGVGPIVYSNYAHRAGVAKGLNDWNKKILDEIDDLYCFGAFSPLDDEAMKIAKDALKHPKMLGFKLQLLVQEHYPADERFFPLYDLVMERGKRILFHVGNGPAGNRFVGYDNFEKLLDRRPDLPCNVAHMGGMEYTEFFGLLDNHENIYLDTSFTFIPKMAPLFGLEDVFADLKGFWGDRLEKYKDRIVYGSDFPNLIFPREDEIECLRGLSLSREFYDKVFYENGVRLIGKHAGD from the coding sequence ATGACCCTCCCCGATAAAATCGTCGATTTTCACGTCCACCTCTTTCCCGACAGGATGTTCGACGCCGTCTGGCGCCACTTCTCGGAAGTCTACAAGTGGGACGTCATCTACCAGCTCTATTGTAAAGAATCCGTCTCCCACCTCCGGGAGAGAGGCGTCGGCCCCATCGTCTACTCCAACTACGCCCACAGGGCAGGCGTGGCGAAGGGCCTCAACGACTGGAACAAAAAGATACTGGACGAGATAGACGACCTCTACTGCTTCGGGGCGTTCTCGCCGCTGGACGATGAAGCGATGAAGATCGCAAAAGACGCCCTCAAACACCCAAAGATGCTCGGGTTCAAGCTCCAGCTTCTGGTACAGGAACACTATCCGGCGGACGAGCGGTTCTTCCCCCTCTACGACCTCGTGATGGAGAGAGGCAAGCGGATACTCTTCCACGTGGGGAACGGCCCGGCGGGAAACAGGTTCGTCGGCTACGACAATTTTGAAAAGCTTCTCGACCGCCGCCCCGACCTCCCCTGCAACGTGGCCCACATGGGCGGGATGGAGTACACGGAGTTTTTTGGACTACTGGATAATCACGAGAATATCTATCTGGACACCTCGTTCACGTTCATCCCGAAGATGGCGCCCCTCTTCGGCCTCGAGGATGTGTTCGCCGATCTTAAGGGCTTCTGGGGAGACCGCCTTGAAAAGTACAAGGATCGAATAGTCTACGGTTCGGATTTCCCGAACCTGATCTTTCCGAGGGAGGACGAGATAGAGTGCCTCAGGGGACTCAGCCTGTCGCGGGAGTTCTACGATAAGGTCTTTTACGAAAACGGGGTTAGATTGATAGGGAAGCACGCGGGGGATTGA
- a CDS encoding SIR2 family protein, whose product MAILILGAGFSKWAANLPLANSLFDFAIEPDGVQEENRLHFVRDIKASWDYLNPNKPVEAFIDFAMHQSKKTAKLVVWYIVRRLSEPYIWKERHAGRWRRHVFMIDENRRFERPGVKKAQNLLTNTFGMYLQGIITTNYDMLVEYALGSRGFNYGVPGEILTGRGAYPVSNSVTLTGKLPLAKIHGSISWQSDIHYTDGRRGLTGNALVLAPVQNKIMPQELKGQWQLSARLLNGASRLVVFGFAFNTYDTEFLEHLRIHSKAVKNVLIIDIMPNIDTANEVFTGASIETMPPPPESEVDIRKWLIRSP is encoded by the coding sequence ATGGCAATACTGATACTTGGTGCAGGTTTCTCCAAGTGGGCTGCGAACTTACCATTGGCGAATAGTCTATTTGATTTTGCGATCGAACCGGATGGAGTTCAGGAGGAGAATAGGCTCCACTTTGTGAGAGATATCAAGGCTTCATGGGATTATTTGAATCCTAACAAGCCAGTTGAAGCGTTCATTGACTTTGCAATGCACCAGAGCAAAAAAACTGCAAAATTGGTAGTCTGGTATATTGTCCGACGCTTGTCGGAACCATACATTTGGAAAGAAAGACATGCCGGGAGGTGGCGCCGGCATGTTTTCATGATTGATGAAAATCGCAGATTCGAGAGGCCAGGTGTAAAAAAAGCACAGAATTTGCTTACTAATACTTTCGGCATGTATCTCCAGGGCATCATCACGACTAATTACGATATGCTGGTAGAGTACGCATTGGGATCTCGTGGATTTAACTATGGAGTCCCCGGAGAAATACTTACTGGCCGTGGTGCCTATCCTGTATCTAATTCGGTGACTCTGACTGGTAAATTACCGTTAGCAAAAATCCATGGAAGTATCTCGTGGCAATCGGACATTCATTACACAGACGGTCGTCGTGGTTTAACGGGAAATGCGCTAGTTCTTGCCCCAGTTCAGAACAAGATAATGCCGCAGGAACTTAAGGGGCAATGGCAGTTGAGCGCGAGACTCCTCAATGGTGCATCACGATTAGTCGTCTTTGGATTTGCTTTTAATACATATGATACTGAGTTTTTGGAACACCTTAGAATCCACAGTAAAGCGGTTAAAAATGTATTAATAATAGATATAATGCCGAATATTGATACTGCTAATGAAGTGTTCACAGGTGCTTCTATTGAGACTATGCCACCTCCGCCAGAATCTGAAGTAGATATTCGTAAATGGCTTATACGATCGCCATGA
- a CDS encoding acyl-CoA dehydrogenase family protein — protein MDFEFTSEQKMLKDTVAKFVDKEVIPRAPEIDEDGKFPEENFKSMAELGLFGISIPEEHGGIGADLMSAVLVMEEISRGCAATANTFGSHAILCTENLYRNGNEEQRKKYLPDLIGGKKVGAIAITEPEAGSDALSMRTRAVKKGDKYILNGTKMFITNGPLCDVAVVYAKTDPNAGHKGITTFIVEKDFPGFSTGKTLKKMGVKGSPTGELIFEDMEVPAENVLGNENGGIKVLMNGLDRERIIYSITPIGVAQGAFDVALKYASERVQFGTAIINFQMIQEMLADMATELQAARLLSYWAATLADQGKRVRLEASYAKLFCSQVGMRVVDRATQILGGYGFISEFPVERMYRDMKGIEFGAGTTQIQKLIIARELIKGMGGA, from the coding sequence ATGGATTTTGAGTTTACATCCGAGCAGAAGATGCTGAAGGATACGGTCGCCAAGTTCGTGGACAAGGAGGTAATCCCCCGGGCGCCGGAGATCGACGAGGACGGGAAATTCCCCGAGGAGAACTTCAAATCAATGGCGGAGCTCGGCCTCTTCGGGATATCGATCCCGGAGGAGCACGGCGGAATCGGGGCAGATCTCATGTCGGCCGTTCTGGTGATGGAGGAGATAAGCAGGGGATGCGCCGCCACGGCGAATACCTTCGGCTCCCACGCCATACTCTGCACCGAAAACCTCTACAGGAACGGAAACGAGGAGCAGAGGAAGAAATACCTCCCCGACCTCATCGGCGGAAAGAAGGTGGGCGCAATCGCCATCACCGAGCCGGAGGCCGGGTCGGACGCCCTGTCGATGCGCACGAGGGCCGTCAAGAAGGGCGACAAATACATCCTCAACGGCACCAAGATGTTTATAACAAACGGACCGCTCTGCGACGTGGCGGTGGTCTACGCCAAGACCGACCCGAACGCCGGCCACAAGGGTATAACGACCTTCATCGTGGAGAAGGACTTCCCCGGCTTTTCCACAGGAAAAACGTTGAAGAAGATGGGGGTCAAGGGCTCGCCGACCGGTGAGCTTATCTTCGAGGATATGGAGGTCCCGGCCGAAAACGTCCTCGGAAACGAGAACGGGGGGATTAAGGTCCTCATGAACGGCCTCGACAGGGAGAGGATCATCTACTCGATTACTCCCATCGGCGTGGCCCAGGGGGCCTTCGACGTGGCGCTGAAGTACGCCTCGGAGCGCGTACAGTTCGGCACCGCGATAATCAACTTCCAGATGATCCAGGAGATGCTGGCCGACATGGCCACCGAGCTCCAGGCGGCGAGGCTGTTGTCATACTGGGCGGCGACGCTGGCCGACCAGGGGAAAAGGGTCCGCCTCGAAGCCTCCTACGCGAAGCTCTTCTGCTCCCAGGTGGGGATGAGGGTGGTCGACAGGGCGACCCAGATCCTGGGCGGCTACGGCTTCATCAGCGAGTTCCCGGTGGAGAGGATGTACCGCGACATGAAGGGGATCGAGTTCGGCGCCGGCACCACCCAGATCCAGAAGCTCATCATCGCAAGGGAGCTGATAAAGGGGATGGGGGGGGCATAA
- a CDS encoding MaoC family dehydratase N-terminal domain-containing protein: MEKVFFEDYQVGETFVTPGRTMTEADIVNFAGLTGDWHPIHTNVEYAAKTIFGERIAHGMLGLSIGSALVFRLGPYVFTPKKFIAFYGMDKIRFTGPIKIGDTIRCEATVAEMKERDENTGTIAYEAKIKNQRDEDCIIFSPKILVGRKK; this comes from the coding sequence ATGGAAAAAGTTTTTTTTGAGGACTATCAGGTGGGAGAGACCTTCGTTACTCCAGGGAGGACCATGACGGAGGCCGATATCGTCAACTTCGCAGGTCTGACGGGGGATTGGCACCCTATTCACACAAACGTCGAGTACGCGGCGAAGACAATCTTCGGAGAGAGGATAGCCCACGGGATGCTCGGCCTCTCTATCGGATCGGCCCTCGTCTTTCGTCTCGGCCCCTACGTATTTACGCCGAAGAAGTTCATCGCATTCTACGGCATGGACAAGATTCGCTTCACCGGCCCAATCAAGATAGGCGACACCATAAGGTGCGAGGCCACCGTGGCGGAGATGAAGGAGAGGGACGAGAACACGGGAACCATCGCCTACGAGGCAAAGATAAAGAATCAGAGGGACGAGGACTGCATAATCTTTTCGCCGAAGATCTTGGTCGGCAGAAAAAAGTAG